The genomic interval TCGGAGAGGCAGGCCGGGGGGTAGGTCCGACTGGGGACGGGAAAGGATTAGTTGAAGATCTTCCATATCGTACTAATATGAAGGACGAGTCGTGTCAACTGAGTGTTTGATTGCAGTTGAAATGCGGTCCGTCTGTCTAGAGCCTAAACGCGAAAGTTTTTGAGTATAGATGTTTGGTACTCTTTCATGGGAAAACGGCTGGGgaaattttgatgaaatttggtatgtagGCAGCTGACAcccttcttctttttaacattcttatgaaatgaaatatgggTCTGGATCTTGGGCTGCAAGATCTTCCCTCTCCATTCCCACAACTATTGCCTCAATCTCCACAAAACGTCACTATGTTGCCTTTGGACGTCGACACTAGAATGTGGGGAGCGGTCGACATCGGCACTAAGAGGGAGGGAATGGTCGACTTCAACACATGGATGGGGGAGGGGCTAATGTTTAAACTAGAAGGCAAGAAGAGGACGACTTTGACACTAGAACACTTGGCCAGTAAATCCAGCCACAATGGTAGTTCCTCACCTGTGCCCGCATCTGTCTCTTGTCATCACTGTCCTGGAAACTCGGGTCGTCGCTGAGCATCTCGCTGTCCGGCTCCTCTTCCGAACACGAGTCCGGCTCTGACGTCATCGCCACTGCCACTGGGGGGAGAAGAGTGATAAAAcagaatgttattttattcaaagcaTGGAAGTGGAAAAAAGGCGGGAGGAATATCGCTAACTATAAACTGAGTCACCCTAAGTAAGTCACTTCATTGTTACGACGAGCCCGACACACACATTCATACTCAAAGTAAGTCAGTTTGCCGCTGCGCGCCAATCACGTCGCACCCACACTCTTATGTCGCCGCCATTGTGGTGCCTCAGTGTTTTAGTaagcgagattccttccgcTTTTTTTCTAGTTCCACGATTCaaagaaaattttaacaattatttgCAAACGCATCCGGTCCGATGACAACCTGGTGTGATGTCACAGCCAGCGTGCCCCAAGGTGGTGTCTTTTCCCCAATccttttttcagtatttatttatacccgTTACTCTTTTGTAGCACACAAAGGCGGTGGTggtcagtcgggtgagcgcccgcttcacACGCCAGAGATTCGGGTTTGAATACCGGCGCTGATATactgtaccaatgagttctttggaattcaggtaaaatgtatataaatatgccatcactcttacggtgaaggaaaacattgtgaggaaacctgcataattAAGCACATCTATGTGAAcctaccaacccgcagtggaccagcgtggtccaagcttaggaaggcagtttagaccctCGGCATAATTATTCATATAGGTTATGAGCCAGGTTCAGGTCCTTACACCTGAACCAcaacagataatagaatagaatagagtaggtGTGACTTTCCCAGGGTAATAAAACCTGTGACGAGTGTGAGGCTGAAATCTGTGACGACTGCGAGGCTGAAAGATGTGAAGACTGTGAGGGTGACAGCTGTGAAGACGTCCCATGCGAGCCCTGCGAAGAAGACAACACGAAACAACCACGGTGGTTCGTGCCTACCATCGGTGAGTACAGGAGACAAAAGAGATATGTGTGCCGCCCCAGCGCTAACAGTTTAAGTTCCAGTAAACACTGCTTTATTTGGGTTAAGCATAAAGTTATATGATGAGAGTAATATAGTGCATACATAGtataaggtaggtatacataggGGTACAGTACATCTCccctgtaaaaaaaataaaaaagtttgtttacattacttttttaacataatataagttttacatgttacttattataacataatttatagttatttaataaacaattttgtCCTGTTCTTATGAACAATATCCtctttttgatttttatatattttaacgtTACAATCTAAATCTTCTATAACTATATAAGGACCTAAATAAATAGGTTCTGTCTTATCAGTAGATGGATTCCTAAGTAGTACATAGTCTCCTTTTTTATATGTAATAGGATTACAATTAAGGTCGTATACATTTTTGCGAAGTATTTTCTTGTCAATTAGGTTTTTTCTAGCGTCCTGCTGAGCTATTTGAAGTCTATATTTCAACTCAAGTGGGTAGTTATCATAATTGTATAAGGGATCTACGTTACCATTTGTGAAGTTACTGGGTAGAATACATTTCTTCAGTGTCAGTCTCAGTCACGATCGTGCGTTCGTCTCGCTCGCACGCATTCTCAGTGCATCACCGTGTATACTTtgaattattttgttgttgagtCAGAGGTTGTCAACATTTTTGACTACAAGCTACTGCGCGAATATGCCTAAGACCAGTGTACCTGCGAATTGTGCTTCCTGTGCTGACAATGTCGGCCATGGTCCGGAGTGTTCCAGCTGCAAGTCGAGATACCATTTCTCCTGCGCTGGTATCAGTGAGCGAGGATATGACCGACTTGGTACAGGGAAAGCGACTTGGATCTGTTCGACGTGCCGGGACAAACAGGCGAAACCATCTGCGGATCTCGATGCAACTTGGACTTCTACGTCTGAATCGAAGTCTGGCGGAAGGACAGGTCAGGGTGCCGCAAAAGAAGATCTTCTGGTGCAGATGGCTCAACAGATGGATACAATCCTCCAGAAACTTAATTCTATAACTTCTATTGAGGCGGATATAAAACAGTTGAGAAATGATATAACTGTCCTTAACGGTAACCTCAATAAGAGCATTGAAGAGTTATCCCATAGGGTTTCTGAAGTGGAGAACCGCGTCACGGAGGTGGAGCAACTACGCTGCGAGGTTAATGACCTAAAGAAGACTGTTGCCGACCTGACCGACGATAACAGCAGAAATGAGCAGTGGGTGAGAAAGTCGAACATTCAAATCAATGGTGTGCCTCAGAAGAATGGCGAAAATCTTATTGCCATAATAACCAGATTGGCAGACCATTGCCACTTTCCTCTAAAAGCTGATACGGATATAGATTTCATAACGCGCGTTGCAACTAAAAATGATAACGATAAGCGCCCGAAACCAATAATAGTGAAGTTTCAAGCAAGATATAAGAAAGATGACTTTCTGGCTGCTATCCGGAAAGTGAAGGGTATCAAAGGTTCTGATATTGGCTTTGTGGGGGTTGAGGATAGGATCTACGCGAACGACCATCTATCAGCAAAAAATAGGTACCTTCTCCAGCAAGCTAAAGCAAAATCTAAAGACAAAAACTATGCATTCTGCTGGGTACGCAACTGCACGGTAATGGTTCGGCGCAATGAAAAATCTCCTATCATTCACGTAACGTCAACGgaagctttaaaaaaaatcacataagtgataactataattttgtatttacgCTACCATCCGCTTTCGCACTTTGTAAATGTAACTTATACAAAAGGTTGCTTACCCCTGCCTCGCTATTGCCCGCACACTTTAAAAGTACCTTAACTGCTCATAACGCCCTCCAAGTTATTATAAATCTTGCGCAGTATGCCTTAAAGCTCATATATAATTGCATTGATTTTTTCTATCCATTTAACAGTTTAACTTGTTTTGTCATAGCGAGCGGTCATCCGCTATTGCCTCGCCGTTCATTGAATGTCTTTGTTTATCGGATATATTTCTTATCGTATTATGTGAATTCAACTCCAATAATTAGCATGTTATTGCAATATAACTTTTATAGTATGTATGGATTATACACCATAATAGTAAGCGATTCAGTAAAGATTAGCAAATGCCTTCCTAATTACATAACtgtcgtaaaaaataaaattgtttatttcaaaTGTACACTAGGTCATTGTTTTGAATCGGGTGTGGATATTTTTTGTGCAAACATCTGGTCTTTGTTGGGATTATGTACGATTCTAaagtgttttatattttttcaatttgaCTGTGATTAACGTTTTCTACCAAAACGTTCGTGGGTTACGAACAAAAACACACGTATTTCTTAGAAACGTTTTAAGTGTAACATACgatttaatatgtattagtGAATCATGGCTGTTACCTGGCATATTTGATACGGAACTAGTGGATTCTCGTTATAGTTTATACCGAACAGACCGGGACTACGTAAGTAGGAATATGTTGCTAGGCGGCGGCACCTTCGTGGCCGTGCACCGCGACCTCCGAGTGGACACGCGAGATGTGCGCCTACCGCCTTCCCTGCCCGATGCCGATATTACTTgcgttaatattttgttatccGAAACACCTCGAAAAAACTTATTACGTGTTTATTGTTGCTACTTTCCCCATACAGTAGACCAAATTAATTCAGAGTTAacattttttgaatttatttccgATTTAGTTATCGAATTTCCCGACGATAAGGTTTTTATTGTTggtgattttaatattacaTATGGTAAATGGCTACCGTCCCATCACAATTCTAATTGTTTTGTCTTAGATAACCCATCCGAGGATTCCCTAACTTACAACATTTCTGCGTTTATGTCTTTTAGTAATTTATTACAACATAACTATTTGTTGAATCATAACAACAGAATGCTCGATCTAGTTTTATCTAACATATCCTGCTCGGTGGAGGGTGCGGAGGGCCTGGTCCCGGCGGACGCGCACCACCCGCCGCTGCGCGCGCGCGTGctggccgcgcccgccccgcccgcgctgccgcccgccccgcgcacCGTGCGACGGTTTCATGCTGCAGACTATGATGCTGTTAACACAGCTCTTGCTTCAGTTGACTGGGATCAGCATTTATCTGTAGACTGCATTGAGGCTGCCGTAGATAATTTTTATACTGTCATTAATGAAATTATAGATAGATTAATTCCAAGTCGTGTCGTTCGTGATGAGATGAAATATCCTAGGTGGTATTCAAAACCGTTAataagcttaataaataaaaaaaataaagttcataaaaaatgGAAAATATACGGCAGGCTATCCGATTATGAAAACTTCTCATCGCTGCgacgaataaaaaaaaaaatggaaacTGATTGCTTTGACAGATTTATTTCCAACGCAGAAGATAATATAAAGATAAACTCCAAACATTTTTGGTCGTACATAAAATCGAGAAAAAGTATAAATGAAATCCCAGACACAATATACTTGGATGAAAATAATGTTGGTTCGGACGGTCAATCAAtagcaaatatttttaacaaatttttcCACTCAGTTTTTGAAAAAGAATCCACTGTAAACGATTTAGATGATTATGAAGGTAACTATAATAACACAACATTACTATGCACTGTAGCTATAAATTTTGATACagtggaaaaatatttaaaaaaactagataCTTCTAAGGGATGTGGCCCAGATGGTCTTCATCCCCTGTTTCTAAGACGCTGTCATAAAGAACTCGCAATTCCAATCACGGTCTTATTCAGGATGTCTTTAGAGACCTGTATAGTTCCAATTAAGTGGAAACAGTCTCTTGTTACTCCCATTTACAAGGGTGGCGGTGATAAGCATAATGCTAACAACTATAGAGGTATATCTAAGCTTAATGTTATTCcaaaattatttgaaaaaattatatacGACGTTATGTTTCCTTCAGTTAGGCCGTACCTGATAAATTCTCAACATGGTTTCATCAATCAGAAATCAACAGAATCAAATTTGTGTGAAtacatagatattttattGGATGCTATGGATAACGGATTTCAGGTGGATGCCGTGTATACCGATTATTCAAAAGCTTTTGATAAAATACCCCATAATATATTAGTTAAAAAACTCGATTTATTTGGTATACACGGCAACCTACTGAGATGGCTAGATTCTTACTTAAGGAACAGGTCGCAAGCAGTTTCTATTAAGGGATACTTATCATCTTTTATCCCTATTTCTTCTGGTGTCCCCCAGGGCTCTCACTTGGGCCCCCTTctcttcaatatttttatcaatgatgtaactaatattttaaataattccgACTCTTTATTATACGCTGACGacacgaaaatatttatgaaggtGAGTTCTTTAGACGATTGTCATAACTTACAAGcagatttaaataatttaatacagtattgcaataaaaataaagttaaacttAATATCGATAAGTGTTGTGTCATATCTttcacaagaaaaaaaaacaaaattttatatgactataattttcaatatATATGTTTAAGAAGGGTAACCGAGGTGAGGGACCTGGGAGTCCACCTCGATAGTGAATTATCGTTCCGGAGACACTACGATATAATTACAGCAAAAGCATATAAGATGCtgggttttatttttagacagAGTAAAGATTTTAAAAACCCCACCACTCTTATCTTGCTTTTTAACTCTTTTGTTAGGTCCATACTTGAATATGCATCGACGGTATGGAACCCTCAATACCAAAATCacatatataatattgaaagaatacaaaataaattcattaaacgtttaaaatataaatttaaaaatttcgATACCAACTCTTTTCTTTCACTTGAAACCCGCCGTGACATGAGAGACCAGATGTTTTTGCACAAAATTATCAACAACCATATTGACAGTCCATACCTACTTGGTAAAATGGCTTTGTACTGTAAAGGCAACTCCCGCCATCCAAAGACCTTTGTTATTAAAAACTGTAGTAGTAACTATACTAAAAACCGCTTCGCTATAAGAGCTTGCGAAAGTTACAATAAATCACATTATATAACTGATATATTTAGCGAAAAactcattaattttaagaaaaaaattattactaaCTTAAAAATAGCGTAGTAGTAGATTTGTCTGTAAGTAACTTAtcatataaatacatagtacatgggtaatatacctaattatataattattatataagtacctaattatattgttGATTGTTAACTTCTTAACTTTATGCATCTTAAGCAGTTCAGTGATGTTCTgagtattttgtaaaaaaaataggtgTGAAAACTTTATTGGCTTGTGTGTAAAccttatgttaatttataatatgtaatagtataagctgtttgttttccaaataaagaaaattaaattaaattcttacCAAATACAAGCTCGAACGGACTATACTCAGTTTCGGTGTGGATCGAGTTGTTGTAGGAGAAGCACCAGTACGGCACCCAGTCGCTCCAggtgtttttataattttgacaaTTTATTCTGAGATACGCACCTAATGTTTTGTGGGTGTTCTCCAGTGCTCCTATACTTTGGTGGTGGTATGCTGTTGATGTAATTTGCTGGATAtctaataatttacaaaccTCTTTCATTTAATGGACGCAAAACGTCATAATTCTCAGTATTTCCTTGGGCTTGCGACACCGTCAAATCGACAAATAACTCCGATAATTCCTTACCAAAATCATCTATAGAGTTATCATTCTGTCTACACTGCTGCAATTTAGTTTGAAGAGCTACGTGGCTCTTTTGTGGTAGCAGTAGTAACTGCATATCCCTTATAAGGTCATTAATAGTATCGTAACTCGATTTTAACTTCAATTTAGCTCTTGGGGACAAGCGAGTTTTCAGTATAAATGGTAtcaatttagatttaatttcAGTTGGTATCAAAGTTGAACTGTAGTACTCAGCGCTTTCAATAAGCTGTTTAGTAACACTGTCATCATCGTTTAAAATGGGTAGAATGCTTAAAgctatttttaaatcaaaattatcgCCTGCCATTTCTGTACTAGTACTTGAATTATTGTCACATAAAACCTTAATTTCCTCGTATAATATCGAAAAATCCTTACTAATTTTGTCAATCAAGGATAATTCTTCCTTACAATACTTATTTACCTGTTTTTCACTACAAATTATTTGTAAACTActtttaaatctttgaaaaaccTGTTCTGCTTCTAGTTTCTTTTCTACTAATATTTTCCCTACTCTTCGGCTTGGGCCGATTTTTATAAGATATGTTCGTATTAAACGTAGATTTCCCAGTAATACATTTAAAGTTTCTGccattacataattaatagaGCAGTTCCATAATTACCCCTTTTTTTCTCTAGAAAAATAAACTTCTTACAATAAATGCTTGATTAAATGCGTATAATGCcgttacatattattattatttttaccttAATAAGTGAAGATTAACATAGTTATTATATACCCACGTTTACATAgcctttttgtatttttattacactTGCACTTTGAAACGCACTTTTCCGTAACACATCGCACTTGGTAATTACGCTGGACTACACGGGGTTGTCCTCACTGTTAAATTTCACGTTCCTGAAGAAATTACCCTGCCGTCGCAGTTCATACTCGTTCAAGTGTCTTTGAACCAACGCTTTATGATATGTTACGTAGATCCGGTAACATAATATCACAGCCACGATAACAACGACGATACATATGACCATAAGCAAGGTTTCCGTCGTACTCGCACTCTTCATCAGCTGCTCAACGTGTGCTCTGTTGTCACCACCAGAAGCCGTTTGCGCGATAATCACTTCCTCCTGTTTAGTTGATTTTCCACCCATTTTGATGATTTTTGTCttcaatgtatttaaattgacCCGAACGGTGCAGTAGAAGTATTACGATTGATTCACACCGCGCCATATTGGGTTGTTAGGTACAACTGCACTTTGCACTCTAAACTATATTTGGATATTGGAATGCACCGTGAGGTTCGCAGTAGGTGGATGGTTGATTATTgttgaatttattataaatttatcacACACATGACTTTAATTGCTCATTATCcgtaaaagttttttttttctttcaataaAACCGTTGATTAGAGTCCTTTTTCTTCCATTGTTACTCACTGCACGGTCGCCATGTAAGGATTGGCGATGGGAGACGAGTGAAACCAGCGAAGTTCCAGTAAACACTGCTTTATTTGGGTTAAGCATAAAGTTATATGATGAGAGTAATATAGTGCATACATAGtataaggtaggtatacataggGGTACAGTACACATCAATTAAATACGTCATctgcatataaaattcatgacagatgtgtcaaaagtcaaccactaaaccctggttatgctctaaccgactgtggagaaattggggctaagtgccaatttctccatcgcatcacatctgtcatgaattttatatagcgatgacgtttaatttaaaaatcaatccctgtcagttagataaccgacaatggataaattggcactaagtttATGATCctctgaagggctagcacggggctcaattaagacgtgacaaaagttctccgttgcgaggctgcgcgatgtgagtgagcgcgatgcaaaacttttgtcacgtcttaaatcctcaaaatattaattgattTATTGGCTCTTAACTGATccctgaggttaagcaacaattggcacggtcagccattggatgggtgaccgatttcaagtggttcttttctggacgcttccgtgcttcggacggcaagtaaagccgtgggtcccggttgctgcttcggcagcagtcgttaagcctagtcagaggccttcgggcagcttgaaaacatctgacagtcgggttgcccacttacccgacaactctctcagcacaagcttgcttgtgttggggtccaccaacccgcactaggccagcgtgttggactaggcctaaacccttccttcactggaaggagacccgtgctccagcagtggggacgtgatgggtcgtgatgatgtgatgatgataggtaATTACTTTTTGATTAAACTTCATCTAGAATTCGATAACTTTGAGAAAGGAACGAAAGTTTCCACTGATAGACGCAAAGAAAAACTAAAGTTACTTACGCTAAAACATAATTGGCAGCAACTACCTAAGTAACTAAAGTACgcatgtatgtatatgtacttacttatctacTAGGTAAATAAGAAGCAATCATTCTTACTGCGCAGTGGGTATATATAGAAAATCAATTAATACTATCTTAATAAATGtctatcaataaaaataacaattaatttTTGATAAACTTTACTGTACCACTCTTAGTGTAGTCTTTGAAAATGGAGGTCCTTGTGCTACTGCCATGGCTATTTGTTATTATAACCGCTCAGGTATAATAGTTCTTTtaatatacatagatagataaatatagaatattctttatttgtacacaatataatatataatataagtaatactaggttttttaaaaacacgcactcacgccttgtgctaatgtactcccttgcggggtaggcagaggtgcattgctgcacccacttttcgccagagtgttatgttagtcccaatgtaatagggggcgggcctattgccattttacgggcacatccaagagcCGAGAACAAATAACTGTGttgaaacaaatatctgccccagccggggatcgaacccgggaccatcggctcagtagtcaagtcactaaccactacgccattcgccGTTTTTTAGTGGGAATTTGAGGATACAAAGTAGCCATAGTTTATTAAAACAGATACcagaattttaaattatagtatAAGTAGTTCAAATTGATCTTTTCAGGATACATTATACAGCGTGGATCAACTATTACAAAGAGGAATCAGCAGTGGCGACGGAGTTTCTACATATGCAGTGGATGGCGATGACGGCGCGATCCAATCCAACGATGGCCTGAATGCGAACCTTGAGGAACAACAGcaaaaaaaactgcaaaaCCTTGGAACTATGTTTTTACGGGTAACACTATCACTTTCCAtccttacataataatttccccacatatttatttattattgatatGCTCAATTTCTCAAAACTGTAATACCCGAAATGGTAGTCAGAGTCaggggtgactcgcaagcgcaCACGGTTTTCGCTTTACATTCATTTTTACTCACAGGATAGGTCGCGAGCTTTTTGAGaatgatttattaaattataataagtacctattatatttatatcgtATTTTAGTATGGTAATATATATTGTACTTAGTTCTAAAAACCTAAAATGTTTTCAGATGGCACAAGCAGCAGGGTTacgggaaaataaaataaaacgccCCCCTTATCCCCCCACGAATCCGGTGAGTTATCTAAACatcaaaattacattttcagTTTGTAAGAAAATCATATTATGTCATATTCGTAGCTCATTCGAAGGCTGTAGCAAAAGTCAGAAGAACAACCAAATTTCAGTGAACATCAAAAAACGCTTATATTTCTATACTATTCAAAACTGTTCCTGGGTCACCCCTTTCTCCTTACACcgcttttgcaacaacctgccTACGAATACTGCAAAATAGCTAGAGTATTGCCATTGTACTTCTTACTTGAGTATTTCTTTATTTCCGTGGCATAACTGATACCATTAGGCACCgtagcgtccgtagtcgagctggcttcagtgatcgtaactgatcactgaggttaagcaacaactggcacagccagccattggatgggtgaccgatttcaagtttttcttttctggacgcttccgtgcttcggacagCACGCTAAGCGGTGGGTCCcagttgctgcttcggcagcagtcgttaaacctagtcagaggccttcgggcagcttgaaaacatctgacagtcgggtcgcccacttacccgacaactctctctgcacaagcttgcttttgttggggtccaccaaccgaTGAACTGATACCACTTGAACTGTTCCAGCATGGCGGTCCAGTGCAGATGTACACGGTGTCCGGGGGACCGCTGCTGCCGGGACAACTCATCGTGTCCGACTTCGACACTAGAAGGGGGGAAGAGGTCGACGTCGACACTAGAAGCGGGGGAGAGGTCGACTTTGATCCTAGAAGGACGATAATAGATGCTTCTGATCCGACTGAAAAGCCTAAACGCAGGCCCTATATGAAGTTAAAATTGCAAGGATACGTTTACAGAATGCAAGGATAAGATTAGTCAATAAAAATGCGATAATTCAAAACTCCTATATAAGTTAAAATTTCCTCAAAGTAACATTAAAACTCCAAACCCCAATTTgtgttaagtattttaatttttaataatattgttaacaATCTATAGCTAcgttttaataacaaaatatcggtacaataaataaaaaaacactcttAAATGATATGTCGGTAAACACGGTTAAATTATAgtattgcaaaaaatattgacTTAAACTACATCATTTTGTTCATCCCATCCTTATTGTCACCCTTGTCTTTATCTAGAGACTTATCAACATCTGCAGTTCCGTTGCAATACTTCACAACCCCATTATCTGGTTTGCTCGTCCCATTTTGCGCTGGAGCGATCATGAGCAAGTTGTTTCCATTCCTGTCAGTTGTCAAGTTCCTTAACGGCAGGGGATGGCGCCATCTTGGGAAATAGTAAGAGCTTCTGAGGAACCTATAGTGCTCCATTTTGTTTTGGACCACTCGACTTTGGTAGCGTCTGAAGAGCGAACCATCTTCATTTTCCTCGTTGCCGAATTTCG from Plutella xylostella chromosome 28, ilPluXylo3.1, whole genome shotgun sequence carries:
- the LOC125490894 gene encoding uncharacterized protein LOC125490894 isoform X2 — its product is MEVLVLLPWLFVIVTAQDTLYSVDQLLQRGISSGDGVSTYAVDGDDGAIQSNEGLNANLEEQQQKKLQNLGSMFLRMAQAAGLRENKIKRPPYPPTNPDTLYSVDQLLQRGISSGDGVSTYAVDGDDGAIQSNDGLNANLEEQQQKKLQNLGTMFLRMAQAAGLRENKIKRPPYPPTNPHGGPVQMYTVSGGPLLPGQLIVSDFDTRRGEEVDVDTRSGGEVDFDPRRTIIDASDPTEKPKRRPYMKLKLQGYVYRMQG